Part of the Halomicrobium zhouii genome is shown below.
AGCAGATCACGGGCATGGCGATAACGGAACCCGAGACCGGCAGCGATCTGGCGGGGATGGAGACGAGCGCGCGGCTGGAGGGTGAGGAGTGGGTCATCGACGGCGAGAAGTACTGGATCGGCAACGGCGTCGAGGCGGACTGGATAACCGTCTACGTCCGTACGGACGACACCGAGGACCGACACGGGAACCACTCGCTGTTGATCGTCCCGACCGACAGCGACGGGTATCACGCCGAACACGTGCCGGAGAAGATCGGAATGCGCGCCTCCGAACAGGCCCACATCACGTTCGACGAGTGCCGGGTCCCCGCCGAGAATCGCATCGGCGAGCGCGGTGCGGGGTTCAGGATGCTCGCCGAGTTCTTCGACCACGGGCGCGTCCGCGTCGCGGGTCACGGGATCGGACTCGCCGCCGCCGCCATCGAGGAGGCCTGGGACTTCGTCCACGATCGCGAGGAGTTCGGTCGCTCCGTCGCCGACTTCCAGTCGGTCCAGCACGACCTGGCGGACCTGCGGATAGAGTTCGAGAGCGCGCGGTCGTTACTCTGGCGGACCATCGAACGGATCGAGGCCGGTGAAGACGCCACGCTCTGGGCGTCGATGGCCAAGACGAAGGCGACCGAAGTCGCCGCCGACTGTGCGGAAACGGCGATGCAGCTCCACGGCGGTCGGGGGATACTCGACCAGGAGCGGGTCGCTCGCGTGTACCGGGACGTCCGCATGCCGATGACCTACGAAGGCGTGAGCGCCGTGCAGCGCGACATCATCTACCGAAACTTCTGATGGGTAGTCGAACCGGTCTGTCGGGTCGACTGCCACGGCGTCCAGACTCCCGGTGCCGGTGCCGGTGTCGATCCCGTCCAGAGGGCCTCCGCGACGGGAGCGGTGGTGTGTGGCGGCGTGCCACGCCAATCGGTGTCGTTTTACTGCCCGTACGCCAGTGATCTGGTATGCGATTCTACGAGGACATCGAGGTCGGCGAGACCGACCGGGTGGGGGAGTACCAGGTCACGAAGGAGGAGATCGTCGAGTTCGCGGAGAAGTACGATCCACAGCCGTTCCACACCGACGAGGAGGCGGCCCAACGGTCCATCTTCGGTGAGCTCGTGGCGTCGGGCTGGCATACAGGGGCCATCTGTATGCGGTTGACCGTCGAACGGCAGCGAGATATCGCCACGCTCGCCGGCATCGGCGTCGACAATCTCCGCTGGCACGCGCCCCTGACTCCCGGGGACGAACTCCACCTCGAAACGGAAGTCGTGGACAAGCGGCCGTCCGACCGGCGAGACGACCGGGGATACGTCACCACCCGCGTCGAGGGGTGGACCGGATCCGGGGAGATGATCATCTCTTTCGAGGGGATCGCCCTCGTCGAACGGCGCGACGATTAACACCTGCGCCGGTGTCCGAACACCTCGCACTGCCGTTCACCGCTATTCGGAGGGGCGACACGACGGTGCGCTCCCGCACGCGTTCGCCGAGGTCCCTGCCTGA
Proteins encoded:
- a CDS encoding MaoC family dehydratase; protein product: MRFYEDIEVGETDRVGEYQVTKEEIVEFAEKYDPQPFHTDEEAAQRSIFGELVASGWHTGAICMRLTVERQRDIATLAGIGVDNLRWHAPLTPGDELHLETEVVDKRPSDRRDDRGYVTTRVEGWTGSGEMIISFEGIALVERRDD
- a CDS encoding acyl-CoA dehydrogenase family protein, with translation MELLEPSVIPAEAQAPKQRARSFARDHVAPVAGEYFASGEYPMDVVRAARAEGLVAQEIDAAYGGHGRSLAQVVATIEEFFRADAGIGLALVGQSFGTRVLQAFGTERQKETYLRPVAEGEQITGMAITEPETGSDLAGMETSARLEGEEWVIDGEKYWIGNGVEADWITVYVRTDDTEDRHGNHSLLIVPTDSDGYHAEHVPEKIGMRASEQAHITFDECRVPAENRIGERGAGFRMLAEFFDHGRVRVAGHGIGLAAAAIEEAWDFVHDREEFGRSVADFQSVQHDLADLRIEFESARSLLWRTIERIEAGEDATLWASMAKTKATEVAADCAETAMQLHGGRGILDQERVARVYRDVRMPMTYEGVSAVQRDIIYRNF